Proteins from a genomic interval of Corvus moneduloides isolate bCorMon1 chromosome 6, bCorMon1.pri, whole genome shotgun sequence:
- the CD44 gene encoding CD44 antigen isoform X10, which produces MANFSLWATFGLCLLKLCLTETEFNVSCRYRGVFHVEKNGRYSLTRSEAVKLCRALNSTLATLEQLKEAHESGFETCRYGFVVGHIVIPRIKPYPLCAANTTGIYKLPANTTDRYDAYCYNASETEEKACEPIKTIDTSLLSNQDETVIDNADGSRYNPDGSRHTSGESSTSGVDDENAGSGSTHETTPMDTSIRRSSPSYYGSSTPVSQLPDHTFGGGEKGIPEKDYGDEFTSMSPHISLGTVAGDFHEEDDRQYPASTTPGPHHDNLEKTTTQTWWNPFPDHWWWSNPGDKTQEPTPATKADVTSSGSDSDDEDSSEQMTYSTVFPGWGRSVAKDETALSTTPGPHHDNLEKTTTQTWWNPFPDHWWWSNPGEKTQEPTPATKADVTSSGSDSDDEDSSEEMMNPTVFPVRSVAKDETALSTTVDSQHETLLEITTQDRWNPTFADEEEQYPSSASRVIILSALVTSENEKRHGATQHPLFHSIHSGGISQEQNPANTTGSIEQREFTTAGGSYFGKETSTAMVPSHGAKQNDSEQDPLVYPGWDKGKDYATQPAITDRVIPSTENNHERESSTTAVASPDGATTTKTQLNHFCLRIMPSEKSTEGITNPTDAPWDEVLHRTTASMTETVTASTDVLAPEDITLEAWAPHLVVTVASSPDGAHHKDPTQTPLPSDDEPGQGTEGTTNPTDTLRDEVLHRTTASMTKTGNDSPLMGTIVESVDDVDQEKSTKEPLAPGTTPGREGEEANTTDGSPVHGKPGVFSDIEDSFIPLQTPLTTSSTSSVYVSQGPHKGHYESTTSLEETATTQIASQPRSARVPDWLMIVVALVVLALILAVCIAVNSRRRCGQKKKLVINNGKGAVEDRKTSELNGDVSKSQEMVHLVHKEQSNDRTQACDEFLTVNETQNHHEFDMKTGV; this is translated from the exons AATTCAATGTAAGTTGCAGATACAGAGGAGTTTTTCATGTTGAAAAAAATGGTCGCTACAGTCTCACACGATCTGAAGCAGTCAAACTCTGCAGAGCTCTCAACAGCACCTTGGCAACACtagagcagctgaaggaagctCACGAGTCTGGATTTGAAACTTGCAG GTATGGTTTTGTGGTGGGGCATATTGTTATCCCACGGATCAAACCCTATCCTCTTTGTGCAGCAAATACCACTGGCATTTACAAACTTCCAGCGAATACAACTGATCGGTACGATGCATACTGTTACAATGCGTCAG aaacagaggaaaaagcatGTGAGCCAATTAAAACAATAGATACTTCTTTACTCAGTAATCAGGATGAAACAG TCATTGACAACGCAGATGGCTCCCGTTACAATCCAGATGGCTCACGTCATACCAGTGGGGAGTCCTCAACCTCAGGGGTGGATGATGAAAATGCAGGTAGTGGATCCACTCATGAGACAACTCCCATGGATACCTCCATCAGGAGATCCAGCCCCTCATACTATGGAAGTTCTACTCCAGTCTCACAGCTGCCAGATCATACTTTTGGaggaggtgaaaaaggaattcCTGAAAAAGATTATG GTGATGAATTTACATCTATGTCACCTCACATCTCTTTGGGGACGGTGGCTGGTGATTTCCATGAAGAAGATGACAGACAGTATCCTGCGAGTACCA CTCCAGGGCCTCATCATGACAACCTGGAGAAAACCACCACCCAAACTTGGTGGAATCCGTTCCCAGACCACTGGTGGTGGTCAAATCCTGGAGATAAGACGCAAGAACCCACGCCAGCAACCAAGG CAGATGTGACCTCCAGTGGCAGTGATTCAGATGATGAAGACTCTTCCGAGCAGATGACGTACTCCACAGTGtttccaggctggggcaggagtgTGGCCAAGGATGAGACTGCTCTGAGTACGA CTCCAGGGCCTCATCATGACAATCTGGAGAAAACCACCACCCAAACTTGGTGGAATCCGTTCCCAGACCATTGGTGGTGGTCAAATCCTGGAGAGAAGACGCAAGAACCCACGCCAGCAACCAAGG CAGATGTGACCTCCAGTGGCAGTGATTCAGATGATGAAGACTCTTCCGAGGAGATGATGAACCCCACAGTGTTTCCAGTCAGGAGTGTGGCCAAGGATGAGACTGCTCTGAGTACGA CTGTGGACTCACAACACGAAACACTTCTGGAAATCACCACACAAGATCGTTGGAACCCCACCTTTGCAGATGAAGAGGAGCAGTATCCTAGCTCTGCTAGCAGGG TCATCATCTTATCAGCACTAGTTacaagtgaaaatgaaaaacgTCACGGAGCAACCCAGCATCCACTATTTCACAGCATTCATTCTGGAGGGATCAGTCAAGAACAAAATCCTGCAAATACCACTGGCAGTATTGAACAACGTGAATTTACTACTGCAGGTGGAAGTTATTTTGGAAAGGAAACTTCTACAG CTATGGTCCCCAGCCACGGGGCCAAACAGAACGACTCAGAGCAAGACCCGTTGGTGTATCCAGGCTGGGACAAGGGAAAGGATTATGCCACACAGCCTGCTATAACGGATAGAGTTATCCCTTCCACAGAGAACAATCATGAAAGAGAGTCTTCCACTACAG CTGTTGCCTCTCCTGATGGTGCCACTACCACAAAGACCCAACTCAACCACTTCTGCCTTCGGATAATGCCATCAGAAAAGAGCACTGAAGGCATCACGAATCCTACAGATGCCCCCTGGGATGAAGTCCTCCACAGGACCACAGCCAGTATGACTGAAACTG TCACAGCCTCCACTGATGTTCTGGCACCAGAAGACATAACTCTGGAAGCATGGGCACCTCACCTTGTGGTAACAGTTGCTTCCTCTCCTGATGGTGCCCACCACAAAGACCCAACTCAAACACCTCTGCCTTCGGATGATGAGCCAGGACAGGGCACTGAAGGCACCACGAATCCCACGGATACGCTCAGAGATGAAGTCCTCCACAGGACCACAGCCAGTATGACCAAAACTGGTAATGACTCTCCTCTGATGGGTACCA TCGTAGAGTCCGTGGATGATGTTGACCAAGAGAAATCAACCAAGGAGCCACTGGCACCTGGCACTACACCTGGAAGGGAAGGTGAAGAAGCAAACACCACAGATGGTTCCCCCGTCCATGGGAAACCTGGAGTTTTTTCAGACATTGAAGACAGTTTTATTCCCTTGCAGACTCCTCTTACTACCA GCTCTACCTCTAGTGTATATGTTAGCCAAGGACCACACAAGGGACATTATGAATCCACTACTTCCCTTGAAGAGACCGCCACAACACAAATAGCTTCACAGCCAAGGTCAGCCCGTGTACCAG ACTGGCTGATGATAGTTGTAGCTCTCGTGGTGCTTGCGTTGATCCTTGCAGTGTGCATTGCTGTTAACAGTCGCAGGAG aTGTGGGCAGAAGAAAAAGCTAGTGATTAACAATGGCAAAGGGGCAGTGGAAGACAGGAAGACAAGTGAATTAAATGGAGATGTCAGCAAATCACAAGAAATGGTGCACTTGGTTCATAAAGAGCAGTCAAATGACCGAACACAAGCATGTGACGAATTCCTGACTGTTAATGAAACACAAAACCATCACGAGTTTGACATGAAGACTGGAGTGTAA
- the CD44 gene encoding CD44 antigen isoform X15 has protein sequence MANFSLWATFGLCLLKLCLTETEFNVSCRYRGVFHVEKNGRYSLTRSEAVKLCRALNSTLATLEQLKEAHESGFETCRYGFVVGHIVIPRIKPYPLCAANTTGIYKLPANTTDRYDAYCYNASETEEKACEPIKTIDTSLLSNQDETVIDNADGSRYNPDGSRHTSGESSTSGVDDENAGSGSTHETTPMDTSIRRSSPSYYGSSTPVSQLPDHTFGGGEKGIPEKDYGDEFTSMSPHISLGTVAGDFHEEDDRQYPASTTPGPHHDNLEKTTTQTWWNPFPDHWWWSNPGEKTQEPTPATKADVTSSGSDSDDEDSSEEMMNPTVFPVRSVAKDETALSTTPGPHHDNLEKTTTQTWWNPFPDHWWWSNPGDKTQEPTPATKADVTSSGSDSDDEDSSEQMTYSTVFPGWGRSVAKDETALSTTLVTSENEKRHGATQHPLFHSIHSGGISQEQNPANTTGSIEQREFTTAGGSYFGKETSTAMVPSHGAKQNDSEQDPLVYPGWDKGKDYATQPAITDRVIPSTENNHERESSTTAVASPDGATTTKTQLNHFCLRIMPSEKSTEGITNPTDAPWDEVLHRTTASMTETVTASTDVLAPEDITLEAWAPHLVVTVASSPDGAHHKDPTQTPLPSDDEPGQGTEGTTNPTDTLRDEVLHRTTASMTKTGNDSPLMGTIVESVDDVDQEKSTKEPLAPGTTPGREGEEANTTDGSPVHGKPGVFSDIEDSFIPLQTPLTTSSTSSVYVSQGPHKGHYESTTSLEETATTQIASQPRSARVPDWLMIVVALVVLALILAVCIAVNSRRRCGQKKKLVINNGKGAVEDRKTSELNGDVSKSQEMVHLVHKEQSNDRTQACDEFLTVNETQNHHEFDMKTGV, from the exons AATTCAATGTAAGTTGCAGATACAGAGGAGTTTTTCATGTTGAAAAAAATGGTCGCTACAGTCTCACACGATCTGAAGCAGTCAAACTCTGCAGAGCTCTCAACAGCACCTTGGCAACACtagagcagctgaaggaagctCACGAGTCTGGATTTGAAACTTGCAG GTATGGTTTTGTGGTGGGGCATATTGTTATCCCACGGATCAAACCCTATCCTCTTTGTGCAGCAAATACCACTGGCATTTACAAACTTCCAGCGAATACAACTGATCGGTACGATGCATACTGTTACAATGCGTCAG aaacagaggaaaaagcatGTGAGCCAATTAAAACAATAGATACTTCTTTACTCAGTAATCAGGATGAAACAG TCATTGACAACGCAGATGGCTCCCGTTACAATCCAGATGGCTCACGTCATACCAGTGGGGAGTCCTCAACCTCAGGGGTGGATGATGAAAATGCAGGTAGTGGATCCACTCATGAGACAACTCCCATGGATACCTCCATCAGGAGATCCAGCCCCTCATACTATGGAAGTTCTACTCCAGTCTCACAGCTGCCAGATCATACTTTTGGaggaggtgaaaaaggaattcCTGAAAAAGATTATG GTGATGAATTTACATCTATGTCACCTCACATCTCTTTGGGGACGGTGGCTGGTGATTTCCATGAAGAAGATGACAGACAGTATCCTGCGAGTACCA CTCCAGGGCCTCATCATGACAATCTGGAGAAAACCACCACCCAAACTTGGTGGAATCCATTCCCAGACCATTGGTGGTGGTCAAATCCTGGAGAGAAGACGCAAGAACCCACGCCAGCAACCAAGG CAGATGTGACCTCCAGTGGCAGTGATTCAGATGATGAAGACTCTTCCGAGGAGATGATGAACCCCACAGTGTTTCCAGTCAGGAGTGTGGCCAAGGACGAGACTGCTCTGAGTACGA CTCCAGGGCCTCATCATGACAACCTGGAGAAAACCACCACCCAAACTTGGTGGAATCCGTTCCCAGACCACTGGTGGTGGTCAAATCCTGGAGATAAGACGCAAGAACCCACGCCAGCAACCAAGG CAGATGTGACCTCCAGTGGCAGTGATTCAGATGATGAAGACTCTTCCGAGCAGATGACGTACTCCACAGTGtttccaggctggggcaggagtgTGGCCAAGGATGAGACTGCTCTGAGTACGA CACTAGTTacaagtgaaaatgaaaaacgTCACGGAGCAACCCAGCATCCACTATTTCACAGCATTCATTCTGGAGGGATCAGTCAAGAACAAAATCCTGCAAATACCACTGGCAGTATTGAACAACGTGAATTTACTACTGCAGGTGGAAGTTATTTTGGAAAGGAAACTTCTACAG CTATGGTCCCCAGCCACGGGGCCAAACAGAACGACTCAGAGCAAGACCCGTTGGTGTATCCAGGCTGGGACAAGGGAAAGGATTATGCCACACAGCCTGCTATAACGGATAGAGTTATCCCTTCCACAGAGAACAATCATGAAAGAGAGTCTTCCACTACAG CTGTTGCCTCTCCTGATGGTGCCACTACCACAAAGACCCAACTCAACCACTTCTGCCTTCGGATAATGCCATCAGAAAAGAGCACTGAAGGCATCACGAATCCTACAGATGCCCCCTGGGATGAAGTCCTCCACAGGACCACAGCCAGTATGACTGAAACTG TCACAGCCTCCACTGATGTTCTGGCACCAGAAGACATAACTCTGGAAGCATGGGCACCTCACCTTGTGGTAACAGTTGCTTCCTCTCCTGATGGTGCCCACCACAAAGACCCAACTCAAACACCTCTGCCTTCGGATGATGAGCCAGGACAGGGCACTGAAGGCACCACGAATCCCACGGATACGCTCAGAGATGAAGTCCTCCACAGGACCACAGCCAGTATGACCAAAACTGGTAATGACTCTCCTCTGATGGGTACCA TCGTAGAGTCCGTGGATGATGTTGACCAAGAGAAATCAACCAAGGAGCCACTGGCACCTGGCACTACACCTGGAAGGGAAGGTGAAGAAGCAAACACCACAGATGGTTCCCCCGTCCATGGGAAACCTGGAGTTTTTTCAGACATTGAAGACAGTTTTATTCCCTTGCAGACTCCTCTTACTACCA GCTCTACCTCTAGTGTATATGTTAGCCAAGGACCACACAAGGGACATTATGAATCCACTACTTCCCTTGAAGAGACCGCCACAACACAAATAGCTTCACAGCCAAGGTCAGCCCGTGTACCAG ACTGGCTGATGATAGTTGTAGCTCTCGTGGTGCTTGCGTTGATCCTTGCAGTGTGCATTGCTGTTAACAGTCGCAGGAG aTGTGGGCAGAAGAAAAAGCTAGTGATTAACAATGGCAAAGGGGCAGTGGAAGACAGGAAGACAAGTGAATTAAATGGAGATGTCAGCAAATCACAAGAAATGGTGCACTTGGTTCATAAAGAGCAGTCAAATGACCGAACACAAGCATGTGACGAATTCCTGACTGTTAATGAAACACAAAACCATCACGAGTTTGACATGAAGACTGGAGTGTAA
- the CD44 gene encoding CD44 antigen isoform X8: protein MANFSLWATFGLCLLKLCLTETEFNVSCRYRGVFHVEKNGRYSLTRSEAVKLCRALNSTLATLEQLKEAHESGFETCRYGFVVGHIVIPRIKPYPLCAANTTGIYKLPANTTDRYDAYCYNASETEEKACEPIKTIDTSLLSNQDETVIDNADGSRYNPDGSRHTSGESSTSGVDDENAGSGSTHETTPMDTSIRRSSPSYYGSSTPVSQLPDHTFGGGEKGIPEKDYGDEFTSMSPHISLGTVAGDFHEEDDRQYPASTTDVTSSGSDSDDEDSSEEMMNPTVFPVRSVAKDETALSTTPGPHHDNLEKTTTQTWWNPFPDHWWWSNPGDKTQEPTPATKADVTSSGSDSDDEDSSEQMTYSTVFPGWGRSVAKDETALSTTPGPHHDNLEKTTTQTWWNPFPDHWWWSNPGEKTQEPTPATKADVTSSGSDSDDEDSSEEMMNPTVFPVRSVAKDETALSTTVDSQHETLLEITTQDRWNPTFADEEEQYPSSASRVIILSALVTSENEKRHGATQHPLFHSIHSGGISQEQNPANTTGSIEQREFTTAGGSYFGKETSTAMVPSHGAKQNDSEQDPLVYPGWDKGKDYATQPAITDRVIPSTENNHERESSTTAVASPDGATTTKTQLNHFCLRIMPSEKSTEGITNPTDAPWDEVLHRTTASMTETVTASTDVLAPEDITLEAWAPHLVVTVASSPDGAHHKDPTQTPLPSDDEPGQGTEGTTNPTDTLRDEVLHRTTASMTKTGNDSPLMGTIVESVDDVDQEKSTKEPLAPGTTPGREGEEANTTDGSPVHGKPGVFSDIEDSFIPLQTPLTTSSTSSVYVSQGPHKGHYESTTSLEETATTQIASQPRSARVPDWLMIVVALVVLALILAVCIAVNSRRRCGQKKKLVINNGKGAVEDRKTSELNGDVSKSQEMVHLVHKEQSNDRTQACDEFLTVNETQNHHEFDMKTGV, encoded by the exons AATTCAATGTAAGTTGCAGATACAGAGGAGTTTTTCATGTTGAAAAAAATGGTCGCTACAGTCTCACACGATCTGAAGCAGTCAAACTCTGCAGAGCTCTCAACAGCACCTTGGCAACACtagagcagctgaaggaagctCACGAGTCTGGATTTGAAACTTGCAG GTATGGTTTTGTGGTGGGGCATATTGTTATCCCACGGATCAAACCCTATCCTCTTTGTGCAGCAAATACCACTGGCATTTACAAACTTCCAGCGAATACAACTGATCGGTACGATGCATACTGTTACAATGCGTCAG aaacagaggaaaaagcatGTGAGCCAATTAAAACAATAGATACTTCTTTACTCAGTAATCAGGATGAAACAG TCATTGACAACGCAGATGGCTCCCGTTACAATCCAGATGGCTCACGTCATACCAGTGGGGAGTCCTCAACCTCAGGGGTGGATGATGAAAATGCAGGTAGTGGATCCACTCATGAGACAACTCCCATGGATACCTCCATCAGGAGATCCAGCCCCTCATACTATGGAAGTTCTACTCCAGTCTCACAGCTGCCAGATCATACTTTTGGaggaggtgaaaaaggaattcCTGAAAAAGATTATG GTGATGAATTTACATCTATGTCACCTCACATCTCTTTGGGGACGGTGGCTGGTGATTTCCATGAAGAAGATGACAGACAGTATCCTGCGAGTACCA CAGATGTGACCTCCAGTGGCAGTGATTCAGATGATGAAGACTCTTCCGAGGAGATGATGAACCCCACAGTGTTTCCAGTCAGGAGTGTGGCCAAGGACGAGACTGCTCTGAGTACGA CTCCAGGGCCTCATCATGACAACCTGGAGAAAACCACCACCCAAACTTGGTGGAATCCGTTCCCAGACCACTGGTGGTGGTCAAATCCTGGAGATAAGACGCAAGAACCCACGCCAGCAACCAAGG CAGATGTGACCTCCAGTGGCAGTGATTCAGATGATGAAGACTCTTCCGAGCAGATGACGTACTCCACAGTGtttccaggctggggcaggagtgTGGCCAAGGATGAGACTGCTCTGAGTACGA CTCCAGGGCCTCATCATGACAATCTGGAGAAAACCACCACCCAAACTTGGTGGAATCCGTTCCCAGACCATTGGTGGTGGTCAAATCCTGGAGAGAAGACGCAAGAACCCACGCCAGCAACCAAGG CAGATGTGACCTCCAGTGGCAGTGATTCAGATGATGAAGACTCTTCCGAGGAGATGATGAACCCCACAGTGTTTCCAGTCAGGAGTGTGGCCAAGGATGAGACTGCTCTGAGTACGA CTGTGGACTCACAACACGAAACACTTCTGGAAATCACCACACAAGATCGTTGGAACCCCACCTTTGCAGATGAAGAGGAGCAGTATCCTAGCTCTGCTAGCAGGG TCATCATCTTATCAGCACTAGTTacaagtgaaaatgaaaaacgTCACGGAGCAACCCAGCATCCACTATTTCACAGCATTCATTCTGGAGGGATCAGTCAAGAACAAAATCCTGCAAATACCACTGGCAGTATTGAACAACGTGAATTTACTACTGCAGGTGGAAGTTATTTTGGAAAGGAAACTTCTACAG CTATGGTCCCCAGCCACGGGGCCAAACAGAACGACTCAGAGCAAGACCCGTTGGTGTATCCAGGCTGGGACAAGGGAAAGGATTATGCCACACAGCCTGCTATAACGGATAGAGTTATCCCTTCCACAGAGAACAATCATGAAAGAGAGTCTTCCACTACAG CTGTTGCCTCTCCTGATGGTGCCACTACCACAAAGACCCAACTCAACCACTTCTGCCTTCGGATAATGCCATCAGAAAAGAGCACTGAAGGCATCACGAATCCTACAGATGCCCCCTGGGATGAAGTCCTCCACAGGACCACAGCCAGTATGACTGAAACTG TCACAGCCTCCACTGATGTTCTGGCACCAGAAGACATAACTCTGGAAGCATGGGCACCTCACCTTGTGGTAACAGTTGCTTCCTCTCCTGATGGTGCCCACCACAAAGACCCAACTCAAACACCTCTGCCTTCGGATGATGAGCCAGGACAGGGCACTGAAGGCACCACGAATCCCACGGATACGCTCAGAGATGAAGTCCTCCACAGGACCACAGCCAGTATGACCAAAACTGGTAATGACTCTCCTCTGATGGGTACCA TCGTAGAGTCCGTGGATGATGTTGACCAAGAGAAATCAACCAAGGAGCCACTGGCACCTGGCACTACACCTGGAAGGGAAGGTGAAGAAGCAAACACCACAGATGGTTCCCCCGTCCATGGGAAACCTGGAGTTTTTTCAGACATTGAAGACAGTTTTATTCCCTTGCAGACTCCTCTTACTACCA GCTCTACCTCTAGTGTATATGTTAGCCAAGGACCACACAAGGGACATTATGAATCCACTACTTCCCTTGAAGAGACCGCCACAACACAAATAGCTTCACAGCCAAGGTCAGCCCGTGTACCAG ACTGGCTGATGATAGTTGTAGCTCTCGTGGTGCTTGCGTTGATCCTTGCAGTGTGCATTGCTGTTAACAGTCGCAGGAG aTGTGGGCAGAAGAAAAAGCTAGTGATTAACAATGGCAAAGGGGCAGTGGAAGACAGGAAGACAAGTGAATTAAATGGAGATGTCAGCAAATCACAAGAAATGGTGCACTTGGTTCATAAAGAGCAGTCAAATGACCGAACACAAGCATGTGACGAATTCCTGACTGTTAATGAAACACAAAACCATCACGAGTTTGACATGAAGACTGGAGTGTAA
- the CD44 gene encoding CD44 antigen isoform X2, translating into MANFSLWATFGLCLLKLCLTETEFNVSCRYRGVFHVEKNGRYSLTRSEAVKLCRALNSTLATLEQLKEAHESGFETCRYGFVVGHIVIPRIKPYPLCAANTTGIYKLPANTTDRYDAYCYNASETEEKACEPIKTIDTSLLSNQDETVIDNADGSRYNPDGSRHTSGESSTSGVDDENAGSGSTHETTPMDTSIRRSSPSYYGSSTPVSQLPDHTFGGGEKGIPEKDYGDEFTSMSPHISLGTVAGDFHEEDDRQYPASTTPGPHHDNLEKTTTQTWWNPFPDHWWWSNPGEKTQEPTPATKADVTSSGSDSDDEDSSEEMMNPTVFPVRSVAKDETALSTTPGPHHDNLEKTTTQTWWNPFPDHWWWSNPGDKTQEPTPATKADVTSSGSDSDDEDSSEQMTYSTVFPGWGRSVAKDETALSTTPGPHHDNLEKTTTQTWWNPFPDHWWWSNPGEKTQEPTPATKDVTSSGSDSDDEDSSEEMMNPTVFPVRSVAKDETALSTTVDSQHETLLEITTQDRWNPTFADEEEQYPSSASRVIILSALVTSENEKRHGATQHPLFHSIHSGGISQEQNPANTTGSIEQREFTTAGGSYFGKETSTAMVPSHGAKQNDSEQDPLVYPGWDKGKDYATQPAITDRVIPSTENNHERESSTTAVASPDGATTTKTQLNHFCLRIMPSEKSTEGITNPTDAPWDEVLHRTTASMTETVTASTDVLAPEDITLEAWAPHLVVTVASSPDGAHHKDPTQTPLPSDDEPGQGTEGTTNPTDTLRDEVLHRTTASMTKTGNDSPLMGTIVESVDDVDQEKSTKEPLAPGTTPGREGEEANTTDGSPVHGKPGVFSDIEDSFIPLQTPLTTSSTSSVYVSQGPHKGHYESTTSLEETATTQIASQPRSARVPDWLMIVVALVVLALILAVCIAVNSRRRCGQKKKLVINNGKGAVEDRKTSELNGDVSKSQEMVHLVHKEQSNDRTQACDEFLTVNETQNHHEFDMKTGV; encoded by the exons AATTCAATGTAAGTTGCAGATACAGAGGAGTTTTTCATGTTGAAAAAAATGGTCGCTACAGTCTCACACGATCTGAAGCAGTCAAACTCTGCAGAGCTCTCAACAGCACCTTGGCAACACtagagcagctgaaggaagctCACGAGTCTGGATTTGAAACTTGCAG GTATGGTTTTGTGGTGGGGCATATTGTTATCCCACGGATCAAACCCTATCCTCTTTGTGCAGCAAATACCACTGGCATTTACAAACTTCCAGCGAATACAACTGATCGGTACGATGCATACTGTTACAATGCGTCAG aaacagaggaaaaagcatGTGAGCCAATTAAAACAATAGATACTTCTTTACTCAGTAATCAGGATGAAACAG TCATTGACAACGCAGATGGCTCCCGTTACAATCCAGATGGCTCACGTCATACCAGTGGGGAGTCCTCAACCTCAGGGGTGGATGATGAAAATGCAGGTAGTGGATCCACTCATGAGACAACTCCCATGGATACCTCCATCAGGAGATCCAGCCCCTCATACTATGGAAGTTCTACTCCAGTCTCACAGCTGCCAGATCATACTTTTGGaggaggtgaaaaaggaattcCTGAAAAAGATTATG GTGATGAATTTACATCTATGTCACCTCACATCTCTTTGGGGACGGTGGCTGGTGATTTCCATGAAGAAGATGACAGACAGTATCCTGCGAGTACCA CTCCAGGGCCTCATCATGACAATCTGGAGAAAACCACCACCCAAACTTGGTGGAATCCATTCCCAGACCATTGGTGGTGGTCAAATCCTGGAGAGAAGACGCAAGAACCCACGCCAGCAACCAAGG CAGATGTGACCTCCAGTGGCAGTGATTCAGATGATGAAGACTCTTCCGAGGAGATGATGAACCCCACAGTGTTTCCAGTCAGGAGTGTGGCCAAGGACGAGACTGCTCTGAGTACGA CTCCAGGGCCTCATCATGACAACCTGGAGAAAACCACCACCCAAACTTGGTGGAATCCGTTCCCAGACCACTGGTGGTGGTCAAATCCTGGAGATAAGACGCAAGAACCCACGCCAGCAACCAAGG CAGATGTGACCTCCAGTGGCAGTGATTCAGATGATGAAGACTCTTCCGAGCAGATGACGTACTCCACAGTGtttccaggctggggcaggagtgTGGCCAAGGATGAGACTGCTCTGAGTACGA CTCCAGGGCCTCATCATGACAATCTGGAGAAAACCACCACCCAAACTTGGTGGAATCCGTTCCCAGACCATTGGTGGTGGTCAAATCCTGGAGAGAAGACGCAAGAACCCACGCCAGCAACCAAGG ATGTGACCTCCAGTGGCAGTGATTCAGATGATGAAGACTCTTCCGAGGAGATGATGAACCCCACAGTGTTTCCAGTCAGGAGTGTGGCCAAGGATGAGACTGCTCTGAGTACGA CTGTGGACTCACAACACGAAACACTTCTGGAAATCACCACACAAGATCGTTGGAACCCCACCTTTGCAGATGAAGAGGAGCAGTATCCTAGCTCTGCTAGCAGGG TCATCATCTTATCAGCACTAGTTacaagtgaaaatgaaaaacgTCACGGAGCAACCCAGCATCCACTATTTCACAGCATTCATTCTGGAGGGATCAGTCAAGAACAAAATCCTGCAAATACCACTGGCAGTATTGAACAACGTGAATTTACTACTGCAGGTGGAAGTTATTTTGGAAAGGAAACTTCTACAG CTATGGTCCCCAGCCACGGGGCCAAACAGAACGACTCAGAGCAAGACCCGTTGGTGTATCCAGGCTGGGACAAGGGAAAGGATTATGCCACACAGCCTGCTATAACGGATAGAGTTATCCCTTCCACAGAGAACAATCATGAAAGAGAGTCTTCCACTACAG CTGTTGCCTCTCCTGATGGTGCCACTACCACAAAGACCCAACTCAACCACTTCTGCCTTCGGATAATGCCATCAGAAAAGAGCACTGAAGGCATCACGAATCCTACAGATGCCCCCTGGGATGAAGTCCTCCACAGGACCACAGCCAGTATGACTGAAACTG TCACAGCCTCCACTGATGTTCTGGCACCAGAAGACATAACTCTGGAAGCATGGGCACCTCACCTTGTGGTAACAGTTGCTTCCTCTCCTGATGGTGCCCACCACAAAGACCCAACTCAAACACCTCTGCCTTCGGATGATGAGCCAGGACAGGGCACTGAAGGCACCACGAATCCCACGGATACGCTCAGAGATGAAGTCCTCCACAGGACCACAGCCAGTATGACCAAAACTGGTAATGACTCTCCTCTGATGGGTACCA TCGTAGAGTCCGTGGATGATGTTGACCAAGAGAAATCAACCAAGGAGCCACTGGCACCTGGCACTACACCTGGAAGGGAAGGTGAAGAAGCAAACACCACAGATGGTTCCCCCGTCCATGGGAAACCTGGAGTTTTTTCAGACATTGAAGACAGTTTTATTCCCTTGCAGACTCCTCTTACTACCA GCTCTACCTCTAGTGTATATGTTAGCCAAGGACCACACAAGGGACATTATGAATCCACTACTTCCCTTGAAGAGACCGCCACAACACAAATAGCTTCACAGCCAAGGTCAGCCCGTGTACCAG ACTGGCTGATGATAGTTGTAGCTCTCGTGGTGCTTGCGTTGATCCTTGCAGTGTGCATTGCTGTTAACAGTCGCAGGAG aTGTGGGCAGAAGAAAAAGCTAGTGATTAACAATGGCAAAGGGGCAGTGGAAGACAGGAAGACAAGTGAATTAAATGGAGATGTCAGCAAATCACAAGAAATGGTGCACTTGGTTCATAAAGAGCAGTCAAATGACCGAACACAAGCATGTGACGAATTCCTGACTGTTAATGAAACACAAAACCATCACGAGTTTGACATGAAGACTGGAGTGTAA